Proteins found in one Channa argus isolate prfri chromosome 7, Channa argus male v1.0, whole genome shotgun sequence genomic segment:
- the LOC137130844 gene encoding acidic leucine-rich nuclear phosphoprotein 32 family member E-like isoform X1 has product MEMKKRIILELRNRDPAEVAELVVDNCRSTDGEVQGLTDEYTELEILSMVNVGLTSLSKLPSLPKLRKLEVSDNTISGGLETLPEKCPDLTYLNLSGNKIKELSSIEPLQNLKNLKSLDLYSCEVTTLDDYRESVFELVPQLTYLDGYDQEDNEVSDSEADNEEDNEAGPHGDEDEDDEDEEEDEDASEGEEEEVGLSYLMKEGIQDEDDDGDYVEEEEEDKEEEEEEDGDEDGAEVRGDKRKRDEEDEGEEDDDDE; this is encoded by the exons ATGGAAATGAAGAAGAGGATCATTCTGGAGCTGAGGAACAGGGACCCAGCTGAG GTGGCAGAGCTGGTGGTGGATAACTGCCGCTCCACAGATGGAGAAGTTCAAGGCCTGACAGATGAGTACACAGAGCTCGAGATTCTCAGTATGGTGAATGTTGGCCTGACCTCGCTCTCTAAACTGCCCTCACTTCCCAAGCTACGCAAG TTGGAAGTGAGTGATAACACAATCTCAGGAGGTTTAGAAACCCTGCCGGAGAAGTGTCCCGACTTGACGTACCTGAACCTCAGCGGGAACAAGATCAAAGAGCTGAGCTCCATCGAGCCTCTG CAGAACCTGAAGAACCTGAAGAGTCTAGACCTGTACAGCTGTGAAGTAACCACGCTGGATGACTacagagagagtgtgtttgaGCTGGTGCCTCAGCTCACTTATCTGGACGGATACGACCAGGAAGACAACGAGGTGTCCGACTCTGAAGCTGACAATG AAGAAGACAATGAAGCTGGTCCACATGGAGATGAGGATGAAGAcgatgaggatgaagaggaagatgaggacgCCTCTGagggggaggaagaagaggtcGGCCTGTCTTACCTGATGAAGGAGGGAATCCAG GATGAAGACGATGATGGAGACTATgttgaagaggaggaggaagacaaggaagaggaggaagaggaagatggag ATGAGGATGGAGCTGAAGTTCGGGGTGACAAGAGGAAgagagatgaagaagatgagggtgaagaggatgatgatgacgaaTAG
- the LOC137130844 gene encoding acidic leucine-rich nuclear phosphoprotein 32 family member E-like isoform X2 produces MVNVGLTSLSKLPSLPKLRKLEVSDNTISGGLETLPEKCPDLTYLNLSGNKIKELSSIEPLQNLKNLKSLDLYSCEVTTLDDYRESVFELVPQLTYLDGYDQEDNEVSDSEADNEEDNEAGPHGDEDEDDEDEEEDEDASEGEEEEVGLSYLMKEGIQDEDDDGDYVEEEEEDKEEEEEEDGDEDGAEVRGDKRKRDEEDEGEEDDDDE; encoded by the exons ATGGTGAATGTTGGCCTGACCTCGCTCTCTAAACTGCCCTCACTTCCCAAGCTACGCAAG TTGGAAGTGAGTGATAACACAATCTCAGGAGGTTTAGAAACCCTGCCGGAGAAGTGTCCCGACTTGACGTACCTGAACCTCAGCGGGAACAAGATCAAAGAGCTGAGCTCCATCGAGCCTCTG CAGAACCTGAAGAACCTGAAGAGTCTAGACCTGTACAGCTGTGAAGTAACCACGCTGGATGACTacagagagagtgtgtttgaGCTGGTGCCTCAGCTCACTTATCTGGACGGATACGACCAGGAAGACAACGAGGTGTCCGACTCTGAAGCTGACAATG AAGAAGACAATGAAGCTGGTCCACATGGAGATGAGGATGAAGAcgatgaggatgaagaggaagatgaggacgCCTCTGagggggaggaagaagaggtcGGCCTGTCTTACCTGATGAAGGAGGGAATCCAG GATGAAGACGATGATGGAGACTATgttgaagaggaggaggaagacaaggaagaggaggaagaggaagatggag ATGAGGATGGAGCTGAAGTTCGGGGTGACAAGAGGAAgagagatgaagaagatgagggtgaagaggatgatgatgacgaaTAG
- the LOC137130844 gene encoding acidic leucine-rich nuclear phosphoprotein 32 family member E-like isoform X3 — protein sequence MEMKKRIILELRNRDPAEVAELVVDNCRSTDGEVQGLTDEYTELEILSMVNVGLTSLSKLPSLPKLRKLEVSDNTISGGLETLPEKCPDLTYLNLSGNKIKELSSIEPLQNLKNLKSLDLYSCEVTTLDDYRESVFELVPQLTYLDGYDQEDNEVSDSEADNDVVRWQTAAGEKDCRLEWVSRGKRELSS from the exons ATGGAAATGAAGAAGAGGATCATTCTGGAGCTGAGGAACAGGGACCCAGCTGAG GTGGCAGAGCTGGTGGTGGATAACTGCCGCTCCACAGATGGAGAAGTTCAAGGCCTGACAGATGAGTACACAGAGCTCGAGATTCTCAGTATGGTGAATGTTGGCCTGACCTCGCTCTCTAAACTGCCCTCACTTCCCAAGCTACGCAAG TTGGAAGTGAGTGATAACACAATCTCAGGAGGTTTAGAAACCCTGCCGGAGAAGTGTCCCGACTTGACGTACCTGAACCTCAGCGGGAACAAGATCAAAGAGCTGAGCTCCATCGAGCCTCTG CAGAACCTGAAGAACCTGAAGAGTCTAGACCTGTACAGCTGTGAAGTAACCACGCTGGATGACTacagagagagtgtgtttgaGCTGGTGCCTCAGCTCACTTATCTGGACGGATACGACCAGGAAGACAACGAGGTGTCCGACTCTGAAGCTGACAATG acgtcgttcgttggcagaccgcagcgggtgagaaggattgtagacttgaatgggTGAGtcgaggtaagcgggagctgtcgagttaa